In Musa acuminata AAA Group cultivar baxijiao chromosome BXJ2-8, Cavendish_Baxijiao_AAA, whole genome shotgun sequence, one genomic interval encodes:
- the LOC135618799 gene encoding mediator of RNA polymerase II transcription subunit 28-like, whose translation MADQQQQAPPSEPERSDAAASRARLSSRSPMGAEGHPAQLESPPVPSPPQREEMMACVVALEAALLPCLPARELQAVDRSVHCSHQIDVERHAREFMEAAKKLQLYFVGLQREDEPTKEEMLRKEISAMEEELKTKTELIKKHQRLIDGWRKELKEQLEKHVTELETV comes from the exons ATGGCAGATCAGCAGCAGCAGGCTCCACCGTCGGAGCCAGAGAGAAGCGATGCCGCGGCGTCCCGGGCTAGGCTGTCTTCGAGGTCCCCCATGGGGGCGGAGGGGCACCCGGCTCAGCTGGAGTCGCCGCCCGTACCGTCCCCGCCGCAGCGGGAGGAGATGATGGCCTGCGTGGTGGCGCTTGAGGCGGCGCTTCTCCCTTGCCTTCCCGCCCGCGAGCTCCAGGCCGTCGACCGCTCCGTCCACTGCTCCCACCAGA TTGATGTTGAACGACACGCACGAGAATTTATGGAGGCCGCTAAAAAGCTCCAACTGTATTTCGTCGGGCTGCAGCGTGAGGACGAACCCACCAAGGAGGAAATGCTTCGCAAG GAGATatctgcgatggaggaagagttaaaAACTAAAACCGAGTTGATCAAGAAGCATCAGAGGCTGATTGATGGGTGGAGGAAAGAGTTAAAAGAACAGCTGGAGAAGCACGTCACAGAATTGGAGACGGTGTAG
- the LOC135618798 gene encoding serine/threonine-protein phosphatase PP1-like, with protein MMTTKSSMGAMEGAVLDDVIHRLLEGRRSGRQVQLSEAEIRQLCLEAKNVFLAQPNLLDLHPPIKICGDIHGQYLDLLKLFEIGGFPPNSTYLFLGDYVDRGKQSLETICLLLAYKVKYPDKFFLLRGNHEDAKINRVYGFYDECKRRFNVRLWKTFCDCFNCLPMAALIDKKVLCMHGGLSPELNSLDQIREISRPIEIPDYGLLCDLLWSDPDPKNQGWGESNRGVSVTFGADKLAEFLEKHDLDLVCRGHQVVEDGYEFFGERKLVTLFSAPNYCGEFDNAGALLSIDESLCCSFEILKPHDPISTPGSSNTTKAAPKKGLSKD; from the exons ATGATGACGACGAAGAGCTCGATGGGGGCCATGGAAGGGGCGGTGCTCGACGACGTGATACACCGGCTGCTGGAGGGCAGGCGGAGCGGCCGCCAGGTCCAGCTGTCGGAGGCGGAGATCCGCCAACTCTGCCTCGAGGCCAAGAACGTCTTCCTCGCCCAGCCCAACCTCCTCGACCTCCACCCCCCCATCAAGATCTGCG GTGATATTCATGGACAATATCTCGACCTTCTCAAGTTGTTTGAAATAGGTGGCTTTCCTCCTAATTCAACTTATTTATTTCTCGGAGACTATGTGGATAGGGGCAAACAAAGCTTGGAGACAATATGTTTGCTCTTGGCATATAAAGTCAAATACCCTGATAAATTTTTTCTTCTACGCGGCAATCATGAAGATGCAAAAATAAACAGAGTCTATGGATTTTACGACGAATGTAAAAGGAGATTCAATGTTCGACTATGGAAGACATTCTGTGATTGCTTTAATTGTTTACCCATGGCAGCATTGATTGAtaaaaaggtattatgcatgcacgGGGGCCTTTCACCGGAGCTGAATAGCTTGGATCAAATTAGAGAAATCTCAAGGCCCATTGAAATCCCAGACTATGGCCTTCTCTGTGATCTATTATGGTCTGATCCTGATCCTAAGAATCAAGGATGGGGCGAAAGCAATCGTGGGGTTTCAGTTACCTTTGGCGCTGATAAACTTGCAGAGTTCTTGGAAAAGCATGATCTTGATCTAGTATGCCGTGGTCATCAA GTAGTTGAGGATGGATACGAGTTTTTTGGAGAACGAAAATTAGTTACTCTATTTTCAGCGCCAAACTACTGCGGGGAGTTCGATAATGCAGGTGCATTGTTGAGCATAGATGAAAGCCTGTGCTGTTCATTTGAGATATTGAAACCTCATGATCCCATATCTACTCCAGGCAGCTCCAACACAACAAAAGCAGCTCCTAAGAAG GGCTTGTCTAAAGATTAA